From one Mytilus edulis chromosome 1, xbMytEdul2.2, whole genome shotgun sequence genomic stretch:
- the LOC139523945 gene encoding copine-8-like isoform X2, which produces MANFQPGTAAVPSTQVEISVSCRNLQDRDAFSKSDPICVLSNKDVRTNTWYEFGRTEMIKDSLNPDFVKKFMMNFMFEESQKLKFEIYDVDSPSSRLEAQDFLGRLECTLGEIVGLGGKIEKKLEGIKGLGQITVRAEEVSSCKESATLHFNATKLDKKDFLGKSDPFLIFYKANEDTSWTAVHKTEVIKNTLNPTWRPFSIPLRTLCNGDYDRSIKVECYDWDSDGSHDLIGIFTTNMNMLKKGQCPDNDYDCINPKKKAKKRGYKNSGQVHLLTCKIEQNPTFLDYVKGGTSLNFTVAIDFTASNGNPSQSTSLHYLNPYQPNQYSAAIQAVGEIIQDYDSDKQFPVLGFGAKLPDGSVSHEFPLTFNPQNPYCAGLQGILSAYYNALQKVQLYGPTNFSPVINHVARFAETNRDGSNYFVLLILTDGVITDLHNTIESIVKASNLPLSIIIVGVGNAEFDAMDVLDADDRRLCSNGKYAVRDIVQFVPFRDFLGGKFGSNMNISQAALAKEVLAEIPDQIIQYMKAHGVKPKPAKANVQLPGQQSNVPSQPPPSFQQSQGQPGYPQGQGQAMPQAGYPGQASFNGRPPQGSGPPGGPPYPGGQGGAPSGSAPPYPQGQGVPPGRPPPPQVGSQQSGAPPYPAQGQTGTQQSGAPPYPAQGQIGTQQSGAPPYPSQGQTGMPSAPPP; this is translated from the exons ATGGCGAATTTCCAGCCAGGGACAGCTGCGGTTCCTTCAACTCAAGTTGAAATCAGTGTATCCTgtcg aaatctaCAAGACAGAGATGCATTTTCAAAGTCAGATCCAATTTGTGTTCTATCTAACAAAGATGTTCGTACAAATACTTGGTATGAG TTTGGAAGAACAGAAATGATTAAAGACAGCTTAAATCCAGATTTTGTCAAGAAATTTATGATGAATTTCATGTTTGAAGAATCAcagaaattgaaatttgaaat TTATGATGTTGATTCCCCAAGCTCTAGACTTGAAGCTCAG GACTTTTTAGGAAGACTTGAGTGCACGCTAGGGGAAATTGTGGGGCTTGGTggaaagattgaaaaaaagttggA AGGTATTAAAGGATTGGGACAAATTACAG TTAGAGCAGAAGAGGTCAGCTCCTGCAAG GAGTCAGCAACATTACATTTTAATGCTACTAAATTGGACAAGAAAGATTTTCTGGGCAAGTCTGATCCCTTCCTGATTTTTTACAAGGCAAATGAAGATACCAG TTGGACAGCTGTGCATAAGACAGAAGTGATCAAGAATACTCTCAATCCAACATGGCGACCTTTTTCAATACCACTGCGGACATTATGTAATGGAGATTATGACAG ATCTATCAAAGTAGAATGTTATGACTGGGACAGTGATGGGAG CCATGATTTGATAGGAATATTCACAACAAATATGAACATGTTAAAGAAAGGACAATGTCCAGATAATGATTATGAT TGTATTAATCCCAAGAAAAAGGCTAAGAAAAGGGGATATAAGAATTCAGGACAG GTACATTTACTCACTTGCAAGATAGAACAAAATCCCACATTCCTTGATTATGTGAAAGGAGG AACATCATTAAATTTCACAGTTGCAATAGACTTCACAGCATCCAATGGTAACCCATCACAGTCCACTTCACTACATTATCTTAACCCGTATCAACCAAATCAATACTCAGCAGCCATTCAGGCTGTAGGGGAGATAATTCAGGATTATGACAG tgaTAAGCAGTTTCCTGTGCTGGGATTTGGTGCAAAACTCCCTGACGGATCAGTATCACATGAGTTTCCATTG aCCTTTAACCCCCAGAACCCTTACTGTGCTGGACTTCAGGGAATACTATCAGCTTACTACAATGCTCTACAAAAAGTGCAATTATATGGACCAACTAATTTTTCACCAGTCATTAATCATGTAGCTAG GTTTGCTGAGACCAATAGGGATGGAAGCAATTACTTTGTATTATTGATCTTAACAGATGGAGTCATAACAGATTTGCATAATACTATTGAATCAATTGTTAAG gcTTCCAATCTTCCATTGTCTATTATCATTGTGGGAGTTGGTAATGCAGAATTTGATG CTATGGATGTATTAGATGCAGATGATAGAAGACTATGTTCTAATGGTAAATACGCAGTGAGAGACATTGTTCAG tttgttCCATTTAGAGATTTTCTTGGTGGGAAGTTTGGTAGTAATATGAATATTTCACAGGCAGCATTAGCTAAAGAAGTACTGGCAGAAATACCTGATCAAATAATTCAATATATGAAAGCTCATGGTGTCAAACCAAAACCAGCTAAAGCAAACGTTCAACTTCCAGGACAGCAATCAAATGTTCCTAGTCAACCACCACCTTCATTTCAGCAATCTCAAGGTCAACCTGGATATCCTCAAGGTCAAGGACAGGCAATGCCACAAGCTGGCTATCCTGGCCAAGCAAGCTTTAATGGAAGGCCTCCACAAGGAAGTGGACCTCCAGGTGGACCACCTTATCCTGGAGGTCAGGGTGGAGCACCATCAGGTAGTGCTCCACCCTACCCACAAGGCCAAGGAGTACCACCAGGAAGACCTCCTCCACCACAAGTTGGGTCACAGCAAAGTGGTGCACCTCCATATCCTGCACAGGGTCAAACTGGCACACAGCAAAGTGGTGCACCTCCATATCCTGCACAGGGTCAAATTGGCACACAGCAAAGTGGTGCACCTCCATATCCTTCACAGGGTCAAACTGGTATGCCATCCGCACCACCTCCATAG
- the LOC139523945 gene encoding copine-8-like isoform X1 yields the protein MANFQPGTAAVPSTQVEISVSCRNLQDRDAFSKSDPICVLSNKDVRTNTWYEFGRTEMIKDSLNPDFVKKFMMNFMFEESQKLKFEIYDVDSPSSRLEAQDFLGRLECTLGEIVGLGGKIEKKLEGIKGLGQITVRAEEVSSCKESATLHFNATKLDKKDFLGKSDPFLIFYKANEDTSWTAVHKTEVIKNTLNPTWRPFSIPLRTLCNGDYDRSIKVECYDWDSDGSSHDLIGIFTTNMNMLKKGQCPDNDYDCINPKKKAKKRGYKNSGQVHLLTCKIEQNPTFLDYVKGGTSLNFTVAIDFTASNGNPSQSTSLHYLNPYQPNQYSAAIQAVGEIIQDYDSDKQFPVLGFGAKLPDGSVSHEFPLTFNPQNPYCAGLQGILSAYYNALQKVQLYGPTNFSPVINHVARFAETNRDGSNYFVLLILTDGVITDLHNTIESIVKASNLPLSIIIVGVGNAEFDAMDVLDADDRRLCSNGKYAVRDIVQFVPFRDFLGGKFGSNMNISQAALAKEVLAEIPDQIIQYMKAHGVKPKPAKANVQLPGQQSNVPSQPPPSFQQSQGQPGYPQGQGQAMPQAGYPGQASFNGRPPQGSGPPGGPPYPGGQGGAPSGSAPPYPQGQGVPPGRPPPPQVGSQQSGAPPYPAQGQTGTQQSGAPPYPAQGQIGTQQSGAPPYPSQGQTGMPSAPPP from the exons ATGGCGAATTTCCAGCCAGGGACAGCTGCGGTTCCTTCAACTCAAGTTGAAATCAGTGTATCCTgtcg aaatctaCAAGACAGAGATGCATTTTCAAAGTCAGATCCAATTTGTGTTCTATCTAACAAAGATGTTCGTACAAATACTTGGTATGAG TTTGGAAGAACAGAAATGATTAAAGACAGCTTAAATCCAGATTTTGTCAAGAAATTTATGATGAATTTCATGTTTGAAGAATCAcagaaattgaaatttgaaat TTATGATGTTGATTCCCCAAGCTCTAGACTTGAAGCTCAG GACTTTTTAGGAAGACTTGAGTGCACGCTAGGGGAAATTGTGGGGCTTGGTggaaagattgaaaaaaagttggA AGGTATTAAAGGATTGGGACAAATTACAG TTAGAGCAGAAGAGGTCAGCTCCTGCAAG GAGTCAGCAACATTACATTTTAATGCTACTAAATTGGACAAGAAAGATTTTCTGGGCAAGTCTGATCCCTTCCTGATTTTTTACAAGGCAAATGAAGATACCAG TTGGACAGCTGTGCATAAGACAGAAGTGATCAAGAATACTCTCAATCCAACATGGCGACCTTTTTCAATACCACTGCGGACATTATGTAATGGAGATTATGACAG ATCTATCAAAGTAGAATGTTATGACTGGGACAGTGATGGGAG CAGCCATGATTTGATAGGAATATTCACAACAAATATGAACATGTTAAAGAAAGGACAATGTCCAGATAATGATTATGAT TGTATTAATCCCAAGAAAAAGGCTAAGAAAAGGGGATATAAGAATTCAGGACAG GTACATTTACTCACTTGCAAGATAGAACAAAATCCCACATTCCTTGATTATGTGAAAGGAGG AACATCATTAAATTTCACAGTTGCAATAGACTTCACAGCATCCAATGGTAACCCATCACAGTCCACTTCACTACATTATCTTAACCCGTATCAACCAAATCAATACTCAGCAGCCATTCAGGCTGTAGGGGAGATAATTCAGGATTATGACAG tgaTAAGCAGTTTCCTGTGCTGGGATTTGGTGCAAAACTCCCTGACGGATCAGTATCACATGAGTTTCCATTG aCCTTTAACCCCCAGAACCCTTACTGTGCTGGACTTCAGGGAATACTATCAGCTTACTACAATGCTCTACAAAAAGTGCAATTATATGGACCAACTAATTTTTCACCAGTCATTAATCATGTAGCTAG GTTTGCTGAGACCAATAGGGATGGAAGCAATTACTTTGTATTATTGATCTTAACAGATGGAGTCATAACAGATTTGCATAATACTATTGAATCAATTGTTAAG gcTTCCAATCTTCCATTGTCTATTATCATTGTGGGAGTTGGTAATGCAGAATTTGATG CTATGGATGTATTAGATGCAGATGATAGAAGACTATGTTCTAATGGTAAATACGCAGTGAGAGACATTGTTCAG tttgttCCATTTAGAGATTTTCTTGGTGGGAAGTTTGGTAGTAATATGAATATTTCACAGGCAGCATTAGCTAAAGAAGTACTGGCAGAAATACCTGATCAAATAATTCAATATATGAAAGCTCATGGTGTCAAACCAAAACCAGCTAAAGCAAACGTTCAACTTCCAGGACAGCAATCAAATGTTCCTAGTCAACCACCACCTTCATTTCAGCAATCTCAAGGTCAACCTGGATATCCTCAAGGTCAAGGACAGGCAATGCCACAAGCTGGCTATCCTGGCCAAGCAAGCTTTAATGGAAGGCCTCCACAAGGAAGTGGACCTCCAGGTGGACCACCTTATCCTGGAGGTCAGGGTGGAGCACCATCAGGTAGTGCTCCACCCTACCCACAAGGCCAAGGAGTACCACCAGGAAGACCTCCTCCACCACAAGTTGGGTCACAGCAAAGTGGTGCACCTCCATATCCTGCACAGGGTCAAACTGGCACACAGCAAAGTGGTGCACCTCCATATCCTGCACAGGGTCAAATTGGCACACAGCAAAGTGGTGCACCTCCATATCCTTCACAGGGTCAAACTGGTATGCCATCCGCACCACCTCCATAG